The DNA segment ATGCACAGGATTATACGGATGTTCCTTATTTGGACAGTGCCATTGTTTATAACGAAGCGGAGGATGAGCTAACGATCTTCGCTGTGAATCGTCATTTGGAGGAATCGCTGAATCTAGAGTGTGATGTGCGTGGATTTGAAGGTTACCGGGTGGCAGAACATATTGTGCTCGAGCACGACGATCTTAAGGCAGTAAATACCGCCGAAGAAGAGAAAGTGAAACCACATAATCGGGGCAATGCCACATGTCAGGATGGTTACGTGAATACTCGTCTATCCAAAGCTTCTTGGAATGTCATACGGCTAAAAAAGGCTTAATACAGATAGCCATGCAAGGGTATGCCGAAAATAGCATAGCCAGCGGATCTTGGTATAACCAACCATAACCGCCGGATTTAGTTGATGCATAACTGCTACGTAACTGTATATCTGCGAAACTGTGTATGCGTGTATCCGCATATCCGCGAAACTGCATAACTGTGTAACTGCATAACCGCGAACTGCGTAACTTCGTATCCGCGTATCCGCGAAACTGCATAACTGTGCAACTACGCAACTACGCAACTACGCAACTACATTTATGCTTAACTTCATTTACTTCTATGATCTGCACTTAAAAACTAAATTTTTTAAGGAGGTCAGTTATGAAGCAAAGATGGTTTATTGTGCTTGTTGCAATGTCAATGACACTGATGTTATTTGGATGTGGACAATCGCCCCAAAGCACGGGAGGGGATAGTACGGTTCTCGACGCTGGGGCAGGTGAAGGGGCGACGGAATTGTCCTATTGGACATTCGTGGAGCTACACGGTCAACATTTTGAGAAGATGCTTGGAAAATGGAACGAGGCCAACCAGGATCGGCAAATCAAGTTGAATGTGACAGTAATGCCTTATGATGACATGCATAATAAACTATCGATCGCAGTACAGACGGGGGTCGGGGCCCCGGATATCGCGGATATTGAGCTAGGCAAGTTCCCAGACTTCCTGGCGGGTACTCCCCAGTTGGAACCTTTGAATGATGTGATTGACCCGTACCGAGGTACGATCGTGAAGTCCAGGGTCGATTTGTACAGTAAGGGTGGCCAAAACTATGGCGTTCCTACACATGTAGGCGCTTCAGTCGCTTTCTACAATACCGAAATTCTGGAGCAGGCCGGCGTTGACTACAAGACGATTGAGACCTGGGAAGATTTCAAGCAAGCGGGCATTAAAGTGTATGAAGCGACTGGAAAATATATGGGTACCGCGGATACAAGCGCAACCTGGCAAGCCTCGATGCTGCTTGCCCAGCAAGGCAGCGATTTCACGGATGAGGCTGGCAAGCCTGTTGTGAATTCGGAAGCCATGGCCAAAGGCATGGCGATTCTAAAAGATTTGCAGGACAACAATGTCATAGCCACGGTTGCCGGAGGGCAGCCGGATACGGAAGAAGCCTATGGCGAGTTTAATGCGGGCAACTATGCCACCGCCTTTATGCCGTTATGGCAAATGTCGAGGTATACAAACTACATGAAGGATTTATCCGGGAAAATCGCAATTGCGCCGATCCCTGTCATTGAGAAAGGTATGCCCCGTTCTGTAGGCGGTGGCGGCACGGGAACGGTAGTGACAAAAACGGCCAAGGACGTTCAGCTGGCCAAGGATTTCCTGGCCTTCGCCAAATTGTCGTTGGACGCGAACAAGGAAATCTGGAATACATTAGGCTTCGATCCGGTCAATATGGACGTCTGGGAGATGCAGGACGTCACGCATGATCCGGATAATCAGTTTGTGCGTTATTTCCAGAATAATCCCTTTGATGTCTTGAATGAAATTAAGAGCGAAATCCAGCTGATCAAATCAACTTCCGCAACGCCAACGATCAATAATGTGCTATGTACGATCACATTTAACGAAATATTTGAAGACGGTAAGGATATAAAGGAAGCTCTAGACGCAGCTCAAGCGCAAATTGAACAGGAATTGAAATAGTGAAGCAGCTCCCAATCAAATTCATAAAAGGAGTAGTGCGATGATCAAGAAATTTCTCTACTCGCAAAAAGTCGCTCCCTATGTTTTTGTGCTGCCTTTTATATTCGTCTTCATATTCTTCTGGGTCTATCCGCTGGGCAGCTCTTTCAGCATGAGCTTTCAAAAAATACAGCTTGGGCAGGAAGCCAGTTGGATCGGCTTCAGCAATTACGAGAAGCTGATGGGCGACGGCGTTTTTCTTAAGGCCGTAACCAACAGCGCCGTGTACATGGTGCTCACCTTAGCCGTTCTAATTCCTTTTCCAATGCTGTTTGCCGTACTCATCAACAATAAATTCATGTGGGGGAGAGATTTTTTCAAATCCTCCTTCTTCTTCCCCGCCTTAACTTCGGTGGTCGTGGCGGGAACGATCTTCAGACTGATGTTTGGAGAAATGGAAGGCTCTTTGATCAACAGCGTGCTGGGATGGTTTGGGATCGGGCCGGTCAAATTTCTGAAGGGGCAGGTTACCGGATTCGTTGCGCTAGTATCGCTAGCGACTTGGAGATGGACAGGGGTCAATATGCTTTACTTCCTGGCAGGTCTCAAAAATATTCCCGACGAATACTATGAAGCCGCCTCGATGGACGGAGCATCATCCTTCCAGAAATTGACGAGGATTACGATGCCTCTATTAAAGCCCACCACGATCTACGTGCTGACGATCAGTATTTATGCGGGCCTTGCGATGTTTATCGAGAGCATGATGCTGTGGAACGGCAATAACTCACCGAAGAACATTGGATTGACGATCGTCGGCTACTTGTACCGGCAAGGAATCGAGAAGAACAACCTGGGATACGCGGCGGCCGTCGGCATTGTGCTCCTGGCGATCACGATGATCATCAACCTGGCGCAGCTGGCCTTTTCTGGGATGTTCAAGAAGGAGGACTGACGAATGAGCAGGGATAATTTGATCAAAATCGTCCTCTTCGTTCTTTTTGCAGGCTTGTGTGCATTGATTTTGCTCCCTTTTTATGCGGTTACGATTGCTTCCTTCAAGCCGGGCGAGGATTTGATTCGCTACGGGTTGAATTTGAGCCTCGATCTGTCGGTTATGAATTTTGACAATTTCATATATTTGTTCGCCGGTAACCATGCGTACTTTACCTGGTTCTTCAACTCGCTGCTGCTGACGACCGTTCAGGTCGTGCTGACTTTGCTCGTTAGTGCGACGGTGGCTTACGGGTTCTCGGCCTATGAGTTCAGAGGGAAGAACTTCTTGTTTATTTGCGTGCTGTTAATCATGATGGTGCCATTTGAAATATTGCTGCTCCCTTTATATACGCTGACGAACAAAATCGGTCTGATGAACTCCTATTCGGCCATTGTGCTTCCCGGCGTGGCTAGCGCCGCGACGATCTTCTTCTTTCGGCAATATCTAAGAGGGGTTCCGAAGGAAATTATTGCTGCAGGCAGGGTTGACGGCGCTTCGGAGTATGGAATTTATATGAGATTAATATTGCCTGTTATGAAACCATCATTTGCTGCTATGGCGATTTTAAACGGCATGAACAGCTGGAACAATTTTCTTTGGCCGTTTATGGTGCTCAGCGATGCCGGGAAATACACTCTTCCGATCGGTCTGAAGACGCTGTTGACGCCTTACGGAAATAACTACGACTTATTGATTGTCGGTTCGTTTTTCTCGATTATTCCTATTTTTATCTTGTTTGTAGCTTTTCAGAAGTATTTTATAGATGGCATGACGGCTGGAGCAGTGAAGGGCTAGATATAAGCTAAAAAGAAAGACGTATTTCCGTTTTTCAGGCACCGTCAGGTGCTTTTTCTTCATTTTGTTCAAATCTATGTCCATGCACTGGATTTTATTTTAAAGAAGCATAAATCCTTAATGCAAATAAAAGATACTATATTCGATTCATTGATAAAAATTACACTTTCATAATGAAAGATAGAAAAAAATCCTGAAACATTATATATTTATATAAAACTAAGGACTGATAATGGGGGTGTTAATTGTTTTTTTTAGCATAACTTTGACGAAAATAGGTTTAGTTTTATAAAACTATAAAAAGATTTATATTTTATTGTTTACAATCTGTATTCTATATGTTATTTTATATTTGCAAGCGGATTCATTCAAGTCTTGCAAAAATGTTTTAAGTTTAATTAAAACTGGTTCAGGGTTAACATTTATATTTTTAATATAGTGTTAAATCAATATTCATTAGGAGGGTTTATGGTGGTCAAGAAAAAAAGTTGGTTTATGCTCGTTTCGCTTATTTTCATCCTCTCTACCGTGTTAGCGGCTTGTGGAGGCAAAGAGAATAGTGAAGCAGGAAACGGTAACGGGGGTTCAGGGAAAGCCTCAGAGACGAAAGAATTGACATTTATGTATCGTGGAGGTACCGACGAACAGAAAGCGTATACAGAAGTCGTCAAGAAATTTGAAGAGGATCATCCTGGTGTAAAAGTAAAAATGGTCGTTACAGCAGCAGACCAATATGCCACGAAGCTAAAAGCAGCGATCACGGGTAATAAGGTGCCTGACGTATTCTATTTTGAATCAGGCGACTTGAAAGCTTATGTGAATAGCGGCATTCTTAAGAACCTTACGCCTTACCTGAATTATAGCGAGGATATTAATCTTGATAACATTTGGAAATACGGTGTGGACTTGTACCGTTATGATGGAGAAATGGCTGGACAAGGCGACATCTATGGCATGCCAAAGGACGTTGGGCCATTTGCTTTAGGATATAACAAGACGATGTTCGAGAAAGAGGGCATTCCTCTCCCGGACAATGACGTTCCGATGACTTGGGATGAGTTCATCGAAGTGAATAAGAAGCTGACGAAGGACACCGACGGGGATGGAAAGGTCGACCAATATGGAACAGGCTTTAACGTGAACTGGGCATTGCAAGCCTTTGTTTGGAGTAA comes from the Paenibacillus lentus genome and includes:
- a CDS encoding ABC transporter substrate-binding protein, translating into MKQRWFIVLVAMSMTLMLFGCGQSPQSTGGDSTVLDAGAGEGATELSYWTFVELHGQHFEKMLGKWNEANQDRQIKLNVTVMPYDDMHNKLSIAVQTGVGAPDIADIELGKFPDFLAGTPQLEPLNDVIDPYRGTIVKSRVDLYSKGGQNYGVPTHVGASVAFYNTEILEQAGVDYKTIETWEDFKQAGIKVYEATGKYMGTADTSATWQASMLLAQQGSDFTDEAGKPVVNSEAMAKGMAILKDLQDNNVIATVAGGQPDTEEAYGEFNAGNYATAFMPLWQMSRYTNYMKDLSGKIAIAPIPVIEKGMPRSVGGGGTGTVVTKTAKDVQLAKDFLAFAKLSLDANKEIWNTLGFDPVNMDVWEMQDVTHDPDNQFVRYFQNNPFDVLNEIKSEIQLIKSTSATPTINNVLCTITFNEIFEDGKDIKEALDAAQAQIEQELK
- a CDS encoding carbohydrate ABC transporter permease; translation: MIKKFLYSQKVAPYVFVLPFIFVFIFFWVYPLGSSFSMSFQKIQLGQEASWIGFSNYEKLMGDGVFLKAVTNSAVYMVLTLAVLIPFPMLFAVLINNKFMWGRDFFKSSFFFPALTSVVVAGTIFRLMFGEMEGSLINSVLGWFGIGPVKFLKGQVTGFVALVSLATWRWTGVNMLYFLAGLKNIPDEYYEAASMDGASSFQKLTRITMPLLKPTTIYVLTISIYAGLAMFIESMMLWNGNNSPKNIGLTIVGYLYRQGIEKNNLGYAAAVGIVLLAITMIINLAQLAFSGMFKKED
- a CDS encoding carbohydrate ABC transporter permease; the encoded protein is MSRDNLIKIVLFVLFAGLCALILLPFYAVTIASFKPGEDLIRYGLNLSLDLSVMNFDNFIYLFAGNHAYFTWFFNSLLLTTVQVVLTLLVSATVAYGFSAYEFRGKNFLFICVLLIMMVPFEILLLPLYTLTNKIGLMNSYSAIVLPGVASAATIFFFRQYLRGVPKEIIAAGRVDGASEYGIYMRLILPVMKPSFAAMAILNGMNSWNNFLWPFMVLSDAGKYTLPIGLKTLLTPYGNNYDLLIVGSFFSIIPIFILFVAFQKYFIDGMTAGAVKG
- a CDS encoding ABC transporter substrate-binding protein; translation: MVKKKSWFMLVSLIFILSTVLAACGGKENSEAGNGNGGSGKASETKELTFMYRGGTDEQKAYTEVVKKFEEDHPGVKVKMVVTAADQYATKLKAAITGNKVPDVFYFESGDLKAYVNSGILKNLTPYLNYSEDINLDNIWKYGVDLYRYDGEMAGQGDIYGMPKDVGPFALGYNKTMFEKEGIPLPDNDVPMTWDEFIEVNKKLTKDTDGDGKVDQYGTGFNVNWALQAFVWSNGADWIDETKTKVTIDDPKFAEALQFFADMQNVHKITPSAEDAQTLDTYQRWMKGELAFFPVGPWDMSTYEGLPFEYDLMPYPAGSTGKPATWTGSLGIGVSEKTKYPEEAVALVNYLTASKEGMEMLVNAKVQIPNLIDMAEEWAADTSTKPANKQEFLDIVGDYGRVLPGHYTYNAEWYNLFFTDIQPVIDGKMTAEEYVKQQQPKMQKLLDRAIEQEQKSKKK